From Coffea arabica cultivar ET-39 chromosome 9c, Coffea Arabica ET-39 HiFi, whole genome shotgun sequence, one genomic window encodes:
- the LOC113708978 gene encoding tRNA wybutosine-synthesizing protein 2/3/4 isoform X2: MEFEKRKAATLASMSSPEPDNSPKGTIDTPIIPLLTAINSHPSYFTTSSCSGRISIFSQPINPNPASKKKAKGGSWLFISHSPVDPTSVLPLLFPSSSIQSSYRGISDQEFQDCPHSLVFKFEPLIIAVECKDIEAAQFLVSLAISRGFRESGITNLSKRVIIAIRCSIRLEVPLGDTEKIMVSSEYVRHLIEVANEKMEANRKRTDSFLDALLKNGFSGGGRVLEHETANGELGCDEDSGCYNSGKVESLGNSVSCHEDNSMDGEKRSGLDDSQSVVGEPVERLFLWGHSACTLDNLNHEVIVIFGGFGGIGRHARRNDLLLLDGESGKIQVVNVQGAAPCPRMGHTSNILGDSMYVIGGRADPLSVLNDVWVFRMGTKEWSLLQCSGSQFSPRHRHAAAVMGSKIYIFGGVDNNAIVSSLFVLDMKNLQWTEIPIKGEWPSPRHSHSMLAYGDHLYMFGGCDGEKALGDLYAFNVQICEWKKLNMDGRKPTARFSHSMFIFKNYLGIIGGCPVSQHHQELSLLDLHSFLWKHFMVDSTGTDLFVRSTASILGDELVMIGGGASCYAFGTKFSEPTKINLLPLMPLTQSREKHIHCHEKGSTHKNSDSCQLSDMELKLIGNGSLKHDADVEDFDVKTSDEMVVSYWVLRLERRYAKFGKDILKKFGWLDPSRQVCSQEAGKYICFPVIESFWSLFTNTLSEVPPDLRPDQPSCAERFLLKDVTESTALNTLMECGATKLEDEFVKLKKGPISPLKAMKEAVASLVAHRGLPTNLLDELPSRWQRLGDIVVLPVTSFKDPAWNLVGKELWPVVAKSIGTDRLAQQGLVASTGTRDSTLEILVGDNGWVEHRENGILYSFDATKCMFSWGNLSEKLRMARLECRDEVIVDLFAGIGYFTLPFLVRANAKLVYACEWNPHAVEALHRNLCANNVADCCVILEGDNRITAPKGVADRVCLGLLPSSEGSWITAVRALRSDGGVLHIHGNVKDTEEYLWTDHVSKSINSIARSEGYSWEVSVVHVERVKWYAPHIRHLVADVQCRKV, encoded by the exons CTTGTTCTGGCCGGATATCCATCTTCTCCCAACCTATAAACCCCAACCCCGCTTCCAAAAAGAAGGCCAAAGGCGGTTCTTGGCTCTTCATCTCCCATTCCCCTGTCGACCCTACTTCGGTCCTCCCCCTTCTCTTCCCCTCTTCTTCAATCCAGTCAAGTTATCGTGGCATCAGTGATCAAGAATTTCAGGATTGCCCACATAGCCTAGTGTTCAAATTTGAGCCCCTGATCATAGCTGTGGAGTGTAAAGATATTGAGGCAGCTCAGTTTTTGGTTTCTTTAGCTATCTCACGTGGGTTCAGGGAAAGTGGGATTACTAATTTAAGTAAAAGGGTTATTATTGCAATCCGGTGTTCGATTCGATTGGAGGTGCCATTAGGTGATACTGAGAAGATAATGGTGTCTTCAGAGTATGTAAGGCATCTGATTGAAGTTGCTAATGAGAAAATGGAAGCTAATAGGAAAAGAACTGATTCTTTTCTTGATGCACTGCTGAAGAATGGATTTTCTGGAGGAGGGCGTGTTCTTGAGCATGAAACTGCTAATGGTGAATTGGGGTGTGATGAAGATTCTGGGTGTTACAATAGTGGAAAAGTGGAATCTTTGGGAAATTCTGTGAGTTGCCACGAGGACAATTCCATGGATGGTGAAAAGAGGAGCGGTCTTGATGACAGCCAATCTG TTGTTGGCGAGCCTGTGGAGAGGCTTTTCCTTTGGGGTCACAGTGCTTGTACATTGGATAATTTAAACCATGAGGTGATTGTCATTTTTGGTGGTTTTGGTGGCATTGGAAGACATGCGCGACGGAATGATTTGTTATTACTTGACGGAGAAAGTGGAAAGATTCAAGTGGTAAATGTTCAGGGGGCAGCACCATGTCCCCGTATGGGTCATACATCTAACATTTTAGGGGATTCAATGTATGTTATTGGAGGCAGGGCTGACCCATTGAGTGTTCTGAATGATGTGTGGGTATTCAGGATGGGAACAAAAGAATGGAGTCTGTTGCAATGTTCTGGCAGTCAGTTCTCACCAAG GCATCGACATGCAGCAGCTGTAATGGGTTCGAAGATATATATATTTGGTGGAGTTGATAATAATGCAATAGTATCATCACTTTTTGTCCTTGACATGAAAAATTTACAATGGACAGAGATACCCATCAAAGGTGAATGGCCATCTCCACGTCATTCTCACTCCATGCTGGCATATGGGGATCATTTATATATGTTTGGAGGATGTGATGGGGAGAAAGCGCTTGGTGACCTATATGCTTTCAATGTTCAAATATGTGAATGGAAGAAGTTAAATATGGATGGAAGAAAACCAACTGCTAGGTTTTCCCACTCAATGTTTATTTTCAAGAATTATCTTGGCATTATTGGGGGATGCCCTGTGAGCCAACATCACCAGGAATTATCCCTTCTTGATCTGCACTCTTTTTTGTGGAAGCATTTCATGGTGGATTCTACTGGCACTGACCTTTTCGTCCGCAGCACAGCCAGTATCCTTGGTGATGAGTTGGTAATGATTGGTGGAGGGGCATCTTGTTACGCATTTGGAACAAAGTTCAGTGAACCGACAAAAATAAACTTGCTTCCTCTGATGCCTCTTACTCAAAGTAGGGAGAAGCATATTCACTGTCATGAAAAAGGATCCACTCATAAAAACAGTGACAGCTGCCAACTTTCAGATATGGAGCTGAAACTGATTGGAAATGGAAGCCTTAAGCATGATGCTGATGTTGAAGATTTTGATGTAAAAACTAGTGATGAGATGGTTGTTTCTTATTGGGTTCTTCGACTTGAAAGAAGATATGCAAAATTTGGGAAGGATATACTCAAAAAGTTTGGATGGTTAGATCCTTCAAGACAGGTTTGCTCACAGGAAGCTGGGAAGTACATTTGCTTCCCAGTAATTGAAAGTTTTTGGTCTCTATTCACTAATACCTTATCTGAAGTACCACCTGATCTTCGTCCTGATCAACCATCTTGTGCAGAGAGGTTTTTGTTGAAAGATGTAACTGAATCAACAGCTTTGAATACTTTAATGGAATGTGGTGCCACTAAACTCGAGGATGAGTTTGTTAAACTAAAAAAGGGACCAATTTCTCCTTTAAAAGCAATGAAGGAAGCTGTGGCCTCTTTGGTTGCACATAGAGGGCTACCTACCAATCTCTTAGATGAGCTACCTTCAAG ATGGCAGCGACTAGGGGACATTGTCGTGCTTCCTGTGACATCATTCAAAGATCCTGCATGGAATTTGGTAGGAAAGGAGCTCTGGCCTGTTGTTGCCAAGTCAATTGGGACTGATCGTCTTGCTCAACAA GGTCTGGTTGCATCAACTGGAACAAGGGATAGTACTCTGGAGATTCTTGTGGGAGACAACGGATGGGTTGAACACCGTGAGAATGGTATCTTATATTCTTTTGATGCTACCAAGTGCATGTTCTCTTGGGGGAATCTATCTGAGAAGCTTAGGATGGCCCGTCTTGAATGTAGAGATGAAGTCATTGTAGATTTATTTGCTGGCATTGGTTATTTTACCTTGCCATTCCTTGTGAG GGCTAATGCAAAGCTGGTATATGCTTGTGAATGGAATCCGCATGCTGTTGAGGCACTCCATCGCAATCTTTGTGCTAATAATGTGGCAGATTGTTGTGTCATACTTGAAGGAGACAATCGAATTACAGCCCCCAAA GGAGTTGCTGATCGAGTCTGTCTTGGCCTCCTGCCATCAAGTGAGGGTAGTTGGATTACTGCTGTGAGGGCATTGAG AAGTGATGGCGGGGTACTGCATATACATGGGAATGTGAAGGATACAGAAGAATATTTGTGGACAGACCATGTCTCGAAATCCATCAACAGCATTGCTCGATCAGAAG GTTATTCCTGGGAAGTTTCAGTAGTACATGTGGAAAGAGTTAAATGGTATGCCCCCCACATTCGCCATCTTGTTGCAGATGTACAATGTAGGAAAGTTTAA
- the LOC113708978 gene encoding tRNA wybutosine-synthesizing protein 2/3/4 isoform X1 produces the protein MEFEKRKAATLASMSSPEPDNSPKGTIDTPIIPLLTAINSHPSYFTTSSCSGRISIFSQPINPNPASKKKAKGGSWLFISHSPVDPTSVLPLLFPSSSIQSSYRGISDQEFQDCPHSLVFKFEPLIIAVECKDIEAAQFLVSLAISRGFRESGITNLSKRVIIAIRCSIRLEVPLGDTEKIMVSSEYVRHLIEVANEKMEANRKRTDSFLDALLKNGFSGGGRVLEHETANGELGCDEDSGCYNSGKVESLGNSVSCHEDNSMDGEKRSGLDDSQSGSSQLPISPIIVVGEPVERLFLWGHSACTLDNLNHEVIVIFGGFGGIGRHARRNDLLLLDGESGKIQVVNVQGAAPCPRMGHTSNILGDSMYVIGGRADPLSVLNDVWVFRMGTKEWSLLQCSGSQFSPRHRHAAAVMGSKIYIFGGVDNNAIVSSLFVLDMKNLQWTEIPIKGEWPSPRHSHSMLAYGDHLYMFGGCDGEKALGDLYAFNVQICEWKKLNMDGRKPTARFSHSMFIFKNYLGIIGGCPVSQHHQELSLLDLHSFLWKHFMVDSTGTDLFVRSTASILGDELVMIGGGASCYAFGTKFSEPTKINLLPLMPLTQSREKHIHCHEKGSTHKNSDSCQLSDMELKLIGNGSLKHDADVEDFDVKTSDEMVVSYWVLRLERRYAKFGKDILKKFGWLDPSRQVCSQEAGKYICFPVIESFWSLFTNTLSEVPPDLRPDQPSCAERFLLKDVTESTALNTLMECGATKLEDEFVKLKKGPISPLKAMKEAVASLVAHRGLPTNLLDELPSRWQRLGDIVVLPVTSFKDPAWNLVGKELWPVVAKSIGTDRLAQQGLVASTGTRDSTLEILVGDNGWVEHRENGILYSFDATKCMFSWGNLSEKLRMARLECRDEVIVDLFAGIGYFTLPFLVRANAKLVYACEWNPHAVEALHRNLCANNVADCCVILEGDNRITAPKGVADRVCLGLLPSSEGSWITAVRALRSDGGVLHIHGNVKDTEEYLWTDHVSKSINSIARSEGYSWEVSVVHVERVKWYAPHIRHLVADVQCRKV, from the exons CTTGTTCTGGCCGGATATCCATCTTCTCCCAACCTATAAACCCCAACCCCGCTTCCAAAAAGAAGGCCAAAGGCGGTTCTTGGCTCTTCATCTCCCATTCCCCTGTCGACCCTACTTCGGTCCTCCCCCTTCTCTTCCCCTCTTCTTCAATCCAGTCAAGTTATCGTGGCATCAGTGATCAAGAATTTCAGGATTGCCCACATAGCCTAGTGTTCAAATTTGAGCCCCTGATCATAGCTGTGGAGTGTAAAGATATTGAGGCAGCTCAGTTTTTGGTTTCTTTAGCTATCTCACGTGGGTTCAGGGAAAGTGGGATTACTAATTTAAGTAAAAGGGTTATTATTGCAATCCGGTGTTCGATTCGATTGGAGGTGCCATTAGGTGATACTGAGAAGATAATGGTGTCTTCAGAGTATGTAAGGCATCTGATTGAAGTTGCTAATGAGAAAATGGAAGCTAATAGGAAAAGAACTGATTCTTTTCTTGATGCACTGCTGAAGAATGGATTTTCTGGAGGAGGGCGTGTTCTTGAGCATGAAACTGCTAATGGTGAATTGGGGTGTGATGAAGATTCTGGGTGTTACAATAGTGGAAAAGTGGAATCTTTGGGAAATTCTGTGAGTTGCCACGAGGACAATTCCATGGATGGTGAAAAGAGGAGCGGTCTTGATGACAGCCAATCTG GATCTTCACAACTGCCTATTTCTCCCATTATAGTTGTTGGCGAGCCTGTGGAGAGGCTTTTCCTTTGGGGTCACAGTGCTTGTACATTGGATAATTTAAACCATGAGGTGATTGTCATTTTTGGTGGTTTTGGTGGCATTGGAAGACATGCGCGACGGAATGATTTGTTATTACTTGACGGAGAAAGTGGAAAGATTCAAGTGGTAAATGTTCAGGGGGCAGCACCATGTCCCCGTATGGGTCATACATCTAACATTTTAGGGGATTCAATGTATGTTATTGGAGGCAGGGCTGACCCATTGAGTGTTCTGAATGATGTGTGGGTATTCAGGATGGGAACAAAAGAATGGAGTCTGTTGCAATGTTCTGGCAGTCAGTTCTCACCAAG GCATCGACATGCAGCAGCTGTAATGGGTTCGAAGATATATATATTTGGTGGAGTTGATAATAATGCAATAGTATCATCACTTTTTGTCCTTGACATGAAAAATTTACAATGGACAGAGATACCCATCAAAGGTGAATGGCCATCTCCACGTCATTCTCACTCCATGCTGGCATATGGGGATCATTTATATATGTTTGGAGGATGTGATGGGGAGAAAGCGCTTGGTGACCTATATGCTTTCAATGTTCAAATATGTGAATGGAAGAAGTTAAATATGGATGGAAGAAAACCAACTGCTAGGTTTTCCCACTCAATGTTTATTTTCAAGAATTATCTTGGCATTATTGGGGGATGCCCTGTGAGCCAACATCACCAGGAATTATCCCTTCTTGATCTGCACTCTTTTTTGTGGAAGCATTTCATGGTGGATTCTACTGGCACTGACCTTTTCGTCCGCAGCACAGCCAGTATCCTTGGTGATGAGTTGGTAATGATTGGTGGAGGGGCATCTTGTTACGCATTTGGAACAAAGTTCAGTGAACCGACAAAAATAAACTTGCTTCCTCTGATGCCTCTTACTCAAAGTAGGGAGAAGCATATTCACTGTCATGAAAAAGGATCCACTCATAAAAACAGTGACAGCTGCCAACTTTCAGATATGGAGCTGAAACTGATTGGAAATGGAAGCCTTAAGCATGATGCTGATGTTGAAGATTTTGATGTAAAAACTAGTGATGAGATGGTTGTTTCTTATTGGGTTCTTCGACTTGAAAGAAGATATGCAAAATTTGGGAAGGATATACTCAAAAAGTTTGGATGGTTAGATCCTTCAAGACAGGTTTGCTCACAGGAAGCTGGGAAGTACATTTGCTTCCCAGTAATTGAAAGTTTTTGGTCTCTATTCACTAATACCTTATCTGAAGTACCACCTGATCTTCGTCCTGATCAACCATCTTGTGCAGAGAGGTTTTTGTTGAAAGATGTAACTGAATCAACAGCTTTGAATACTTTAATGGAATGTGGTGCCACTAAACTCGAGGATGAGTTTGTTAAACTAAAAAAGGGACCAATTTCTCCTTTAAAAGCAATGAAGGAAGCTGTGGCCTCTTTGGTTGCACATAGAGGGCTACCTACCAATCTCTTAGATGAGCTACCTTCAAG ATGGCAGCGACTAGGGGACATTGTCGTGCTTCCTGTGACATCATTCAAAGATCCTGCATGGAATTTGGTAGGAAAGGAGCTCTGGCCTGTTGTTGCCAAGTCAATTGGGACTGATCGTCTTGCTCAACAA GGTCTGGTTGCATCAACTGGAACAAGGGATAGTACTCTGGAGATTCTTGTGGGAGACAACGGATGGGTTGAACACCGTGAGAATGGTATCTTATATTCTTTTGATGCTACCAAGTGCATGTTCTCTTGGGGGAATCTATCTGAGAAGCTTAGGATGGCCCGTCTTGAATGTAGAGATGAAGTCATTGTAGATTTATTTGCTGGCATTGGTTATTTTACCTTGCCATTCCTTGTGAG GGCTAATGCAAAGCTGGTATATGCTTGTGAATGGAATCCGCATGCTGTTGAGGCACTCCATCGCAATCTTTGTGCTAATAATGTGGCAGATTGTTGTGTCATACTTGAAGGAGACAATCGAATTACAGCCCCCAAA GGAGTTGCTGATCGAGTCTGTCTTGGCCTCCTGCCATCAAGTGAGGGTAGTTGGATTACTGCTGTGAGGGCATTGAG AAGTGATGGCGGGGTACTGCATATACATGGGAATGTGAAGGATACAGAAGAATATTTGTGGACAGACCATGTCTCGAAATCCATCAACAGCATTGCTCGATCAGAAG GTTATTCCTGGGAAGTTTCAGTAGTACATGTGGAAAGAGTTAAATGGTATGCCCCCCACATTCGCCATCTTGTTGCAGATGTACAATGTAGGAAAGTTTAA